The following coding sequences lie in one Niabella agricola genomic window:
- a CDS encoding glycoside hydrolase family 2 TIM barrel-domain containing protein, with protein sequence MKYLLSLSICLLLITVSAAQQGPRRVIDFDKGWRFRLGDAASWKEKEWNDVSWRPLDLPHDWSIEGRFDSTHPAGNAGGALPGGVGWYRKTFTLDKVTAKNKVRIEFDGVYRNAEVWVNGQYLGKWPYGYTSFDYDLTPYLRLGKQKNVIAVRVDNSRQPNSRWYTGSGIYRSTRLVITEKIAFERWGTFVYTTRGDKRQMVFHATSVVLNPAASKSKLKVTCTLSDPSGKKIAVIDGTPEAAGRFRFKTVLKDPVLWSVAAPQLYKAVFKIVDGSRQTDQWATSFGVRYFAFDAQKGFSLNGVPMKIKGVCMHHDLGALGAAFNRSAARRQLRIMQEMGVNAIRTAHNPPDPQFLDLCDEMGFLVMDESFDMWAKKKNKYDYYSDFPGWSRRDLEHMVKRDRNHPSVFMWSIGNEIREQFDSTGITLAKELVGIVKALDTTRPVTCALSENRPEKNFIYQSKALDVVGLNYHIEAYEDFPKNYPGEKFIATENVSGLATRGRYDGPADSLRLWPSSSKFKFVENGNPDYTVSAYDNVAAYWGSTHEQTWRIIKKHDYLSGLFVWSGFDFLGEPVPYPYPARSSYYGIVDLAGFPKDVYYMYQSEWASKPVLHIAPHWNPAKGDGTGWEAGQPVDVKVYYSKADEAELFLNGRSLGTRKKADTAFHVLWRVPYVPGELKVISRKNGKAVLEQVVRTTGAPARIVLEIENPVLQLERDDRAFVSIRILDEDGNLVPDARNEVHVANTAAAAVVAMDNGYQADLMPFQIPRRRVYNGLGLAIIKGLKKGTAVITVTSPGLKPASIQVLVK encoded by the coding sequence ATGAAGTACCTGTTATCATTAAGTATTTGCTTGTTATTGATTACCGTTTCCGCTGCGCAGCAGGGCCCTCGCCGGGTGATCGATTTTGACAAAGGCTGGCGCTTCCGCCTGGGCGATGCGGCATCCTGGAAGGAAAAGGAATGGAATGATGTTTCTTGGCGGCCGCTGGATCTGCCACATGACTGGAGTATTGAAGGCCGGTTTGATTCCACCCATCCCGCGGGAAATGCCGGCGGCGCATTGCCCGGAGGAGTGGGTTGGTACCGCAAGACCTTTACGTTGGATAAGGTTACGGCTAAAAACAAAGTCCGTATTGAATTTGACGGAGTGTACCGCAATGCCGAAGTGTGGGTCAACGGACAATATCTTGGGAAATGGCCGTATGGGTATACTTCTTTTGATTATGATTTGACGCCATACCTCAGGTTGGGCAAACAAAAAAATGTCATTGCTGTAAGAGTTGATAATAGCCGGCAACCCAATTCAAGATGGTACACCGGGTCCGGTATTTACAGAAGTACCCGGCTGGTGATCACAGAAAAGATTGCTTTTGAACGCTGGGGAACTTTTGTGTATACGACCCGGGGCGATAAGAGACAAATGGTATTTCATGCCACCTCGGTAGTTTTAAATCCCGCCGCCAGTAAATCAAAACTGAAAGTGACTTGTACACTTTCCGACCCTTCCGGAAAAAAAATCGCAGTGATCGACGGAACGCCGGAGGCAGCCGGCCGGTTTCGTTTTAAAACGGTATTGAAGGATCCTGTGTTATGGTCGGTGGCCGCACCACAGCTTTACAAGGCCGTATTTAAAATAGTTGACGGCAGCCGGCAAACCGATCAATGGGCGACATCTTTTGGGGTCCGCTATTTTGCATTCGATGCACAAAAGGGGTTCTCATTGAACGGTGTGCCGATGAAGATAAAGGGTGTATGCATGCATCATGATCTGGGCGCATTGGGTGCAGCCTTTAACCGGTCGGCGGCACGCCGGCAATTGCGCATTATGCAGGAGATGGGGGTGAATGCCATCCGTACTGCGCACAATCCACCGGATCCGCAGTTCCTGGATCTCTGCGATGAAATGGGATTCCTGGTAATGGATGAATCCTTTGATATGTGGGCAAAAAAGAAGAATAAATATGATTACTACAGCGATTTTCCCGGGTGGTCCCGGCGCGACCTGGAACATATGGTAAAACGCGACCGTAATCATCCAAGCGTGTTTATGTGGAGTATCGGGAACGAAATAAGAGAGCAGTTCGATTCCACAGGGATCACACTTGCAAAGGAGTTGGTGGGTATTGTAAAGGCCCTGGATACCACCCGGCCGGTTACCTGTGCATTGAGTGAGAACCGTCCGGAGAAAAATTTTATTTATCAGTCGAAAGCACTGGATGTGGTGGGGCTCAATTATCATATTGAAGCCTATGAAGATTTTCCTAAAAATTATCCCGGCGAAAAATTTATTGCCACTGAAAATGTATCCGGACTGGCGACGCGTGGGCGTTATGACGGACCGGCAGATTCGCTGCGCCTTTGGCCATCCAGTTCAAAATTTAAATTTGTTGAGAACGGAAACCCGGATTATACGGTTTCCGCATACGACAATGTAGCCGCATATTGGGGATCTACACATGAACAGACCTGGCGCATCATTAAGAAGCATGACTATTTATCGGGACTCTTTGTTTGGTCGGGGTTTGATTTCCTGGGAGAGCCCGTACCGTATCCTTATCCCGCCCGAAGTTCGTATTACGGCATTGTAGACCTGGCTGGCTTTCCAAAGGATGTATATTATATGTACCAGAGCGAGTGGGCCAGCAAACCCGTACTGCATATTGCGCCGCACTGGAATCCGGCTAAAGGCGATGGGACAGGCTGGGAGGCAGGGCAACCCGTAGATGTAAAAGTCTATTACAGTAAGGCCGATGAAGCCGAATTGTTCCTGAATGGTCGTTCGCTGGGAACCAGGAAGAAGGCCGATACGGCGTTTCATGTATTGTGGCGGGTACCCTATGTGCCCGGCGAGTTAAAAGTAATTTCCCGGAAGAACGGGAAAGCCGTTCTGGAACAGGTTGTACGTACCACGGGTGCACCGGCGCGGATCGTATTGGAGATCGAAAACCCGGTATTGCAACTGGAAAGAGATGATCGCGCGTTTGTATCCATCCGTATTTTGGACGAGGATGGGAACCTGGTTCCGGATGCAAGGAACGAAGTACATGTTGCCAATACTGCCGCTGCAGCGGTGGTAGCAATGGATAATGGTTATCAGGCGGATCTGATGCCATTTCAAATCCCTCGCCGACGGGTATACAATGGGCTTGGGCTGGCCATTATAAAAGGGCTTAAAAAAGGCACTGCTGTCATTACCGTGACATCGCCTGGATTGAAGCCGGCATCAATCCAGGTTCTGGTGAAATAA
- a CDS encoding glycoside hydrolase family protein codes for MMRASLFIGCILLNYVACTQNREVPQAIMQKVYEAVKTPYKYGLVLAPGSSSKKLDCPTVFCSNGKWYMSYIEFDGDGYETWLAQSSDLLHWKPLGKMLSKANDSLKWDGYQKAGYIALIDPAWGGSYSAEPYNGNYWMSYIGGHTPGYETGLLSIGMAYTPHDIQRPHEWRTLEQPVLKATDPDTRWWENKKLYKSSVIWDKKKTLGYPFVMYYNANGDTSHNTPKWRWFERIGMAVSKDMVHWKRYQVDPVVHHRIGITGDGVVQKMGDLWVLFYFGAFWENRKNETFNRFACSYDLVHWTDWNGADLIRSSEPYDRKYAHKPCVIKHKGVVYHFYCAVNDKDQRGIAVATSVDKGKSAVRFANE; via the coding sequence ATGATGAGAGCATCTCTGTTTATCGGATGTATTTTACTGAACTATGTTGCTTGTACGCAAAACAGGGAAGTGCCGCAGGCCATAATGCAAAAAGTATATGAAGCGGTAAAAACCCCATATAAATATGGGCTGGTGTTGGCTCCGGGGAGCTCGTCAAAAAAACTGGACTGTCCTACCGTGTTCTGCAGCAACGGGAAATGGTATATGTCCTATATCGAGTTTGATGGCGATGGATATGAGACCTGGCTGGCACAAAGCAGCGACCTGCTACACTGGAAACCGCTTGGGAAAATGCTGTCCAAGGCGAATGATTCATTAAAATGGGATGGTTACCAGAAAGCGGGCTATATAGCATTGATTGATCCTGCATGGGGCGGAAGTTATAGCGCAGAACCATACAATGGGAATTACTGGATGAGCTATATCGGCGGGCATACACCCGGTTATGAAACCGGGTTGCTGTCCATTGGTATGGCGTATACGCCGCACGATATCCAGCGCCCGCATGAATGGCGTACGCTGGAGCAACCGGTATTAAAGGCCACCGACCCGGATACACGCTGGTGGGAGAATAAAAAGCTGTATAAGAGCTCCGTGATCTGGGATAAAAAAAAGACCCTGGGCTATCCTTTTGTAATGTACTATAACGCCAATGGAGATACCAGCCACAATACGCCCAAATGGCGCTGGTTTGAGCGCATTGGTATGGCGGTATCAAAGGATATGGTGCACTGGAAACGCTACCAGGTAGATCCCGTAGTACACCACCGCATTGGCATCACCGGAGATGGCGTAGTGCAAAAAATGGGAGATCTTTGGGTGCTGTTTTATTTTGGTGCGTTCTGGGAAAACAGGAAGAATGAAACCTTTAACCGCTTCGCCTGTTCGTACGACCTGGTGCATTGGACGGATTGGAATGGGGCAGACCTGATCCGCTCTTCGGAGCCCTATGATCGGAAATATGCGCACAAGCCCTGTGTGATCAAACATAAGGGGGTGGTCTATCATTTTTACTGCGCGGTAAACGATAAGGATCAGCGGGGCATTGCGGTGGCTACATCGGTGGATAAGGGAAAAAGTGCGGTGCGTTTTGCAAACGAATAG
- a CDS encoding family 78 glycoside hydrolase catalytic domain: MKKWFVLGWLLWIGLWGNAQLKAVYLRCEYLQNPLGVEDPHPRLSWELNSGQKNARQSAYRILVADDPELLKKDLGNAWDSRKVLSDASIQIRYAGKPLVSGKKYYWKVMTWDANGRAASSSESAQWQMGLLNNTDWSGAQWIARDVLPDSGIIVPFAHGNGKKEWGKRPDVLPLLRKRFTITKPVKQATAFVSGLGHFEMYVNGNKTGDHFLDPGWTQYTKHAQYVTFDITTQLQNGSNAVGVMLGNGFYYIPGERYRKLTGAYGFPKMIAKLWIEYKDGSADMVVSDQSWKTAESPICFSSIYGGEDYDANLEQTGWNRPQFNDAGWTAALVTSGPPQLQAQLAEPVRVLQTFNPVSKKMIAKDTCVYDLGQNFSGIPAIKITGKKGDTIRLRPAELISENGTANQKATGSPHIYTYVLKGDGVEEWQPRFTYYGFRYVQVEGATPEENTSGLPVIKELKGLHIRNSAPEIGAFNSSNELFNKTSDLIRWAIRSNMVSVFTDCPHREKLGWLEETHLMGSSVQYNYDIAALCKKVVRDMINAQTEDGLIPDIAPEYVHFDGGFRDSPEWGSAGIIFTWYAFQWYGDTALLKEAYPMMKKYVSYLKAKSKNHILEFGLSDWYDIGPEHPGVSQLTPMGVTATATYYYNLTILSKVAALLGINTDVPFFDNWAKEVKTAFNEKFFNRQTNQYATGSQAANAMALYMNLVEPEHREAVVQNLVKDIRGRNNALTGGDVGYRYVLRALEDAGYSDVIYDMNNRSDVPGYGYQLAHGATALTESWAALSSVSNNHFMLGHLMEWFYSGLCGIRQAEGSVGFKDIEIRPHPVGAMDHAEASYHSVRGLINVRWQKQGDQLTIDVVIPANTTATVYFPQGYDKAPVKTGSGSYRFTAKKK, encoded by the coding sequence ATGAAAAAATGGTTTGTTCTTGGTTGGCTTCTTTGGATCGGTCTTTGGGGCAATGCCCAGCTAAAGGCAGTATACCTGCGTTGCGAATACCTGCAAAATCCGCTGGGGGTGGAGGATCCGCATCCCCGGCTGAGCTGGGAGTTGAACAGCGGTCAGAAAAATGCACGGCAGTCGGCCTACCGCATCCTTGTGGCCGACGATCCGGAGCTGTTGAAAAAAGACCTTGGCAATGCATGGGATTCCCGCAAAGTGCTTTCCGATGCATCTATCCAGATCCGGTACGCCGGCAAACCCTTGGTTTCTGGGAAAAAATATTATTGGAAAGTAATGACCTGGGACGCAAACGGACGCGCGGCTTCTTCCAGCGAGTCCGCACAGTGGCAGATGGGACTGCTCAATAATACAGACTGGTCCGGCGCCCAGTGGATCGCGCGCGACGTATTACCCGATTCCGGCATCATTGTACCCTTTGCGCATGGCAATGGTAAGAAAGAATGGGGCAAACGCCCGGATGTGTTGCCGTTGCTGCGTAAGCGCTTTACCATTACAAAACCGGTAAAGCAGGCCACCGCCTTTGTCAGCGGATTGGGTCATTTTGAGATGTATGTGAACGGGAACAAAACCGGTGATCATTTCCTCGATCCTGGTTGGACACAATATACAAAGCATGCACAGTATGTAACCTTCGATATTACCACCCAGCTGCAAAACGGATCGAATGCCGTAGGCGTAATGCTGGGCAATGGATTTTACTATATCCCCGGGGAACGCTACCGGAAACTGACCGGTGCTTACGGCTTCCCGAAAATGATCGCCAAATTATGGATTGAATATAAAGACGGTTCTGCCGATATGGTAGTATCGGACCAAAGCTGGAAAACCGCGGAATCACCCATCTGTTTTTCCAGCATCTACGGCGGTGAAGATTATGATGCCAACCTGGAACAAACAGGCTGGAACCGGCCGCAGTTCAACGATGCCGGCTGGACGGCAGCCCTGGTTACCAGTGGTCCGCCGCAGTTACAGGCGCAGCTGGCAGAACCGGTGCGGGTGCTGCAAACCTTTAACCCGGTTTCAAAAAAAATGATTGCTAAGGATACCTGTGTATATGACCTGGGACAAAATTTTTCGGGCATCCCGGCCATAAAAATTACGGGTAAAAAAGGCGATACCATCCGGCTGCGGCCGGCAGAGCTGATCAGTGAAAATGGCACAGCCAATCAAAAAGCCACCGGCTCACCACATATTTACACCTATGTACTTAAAGGAGATGGCGTAGAAGAATGGCAGCCCCGGTTTACCTATTATGGATTCCGCTACGTGCAGGTGGAAGGCGCTACACCGGAGGAAAATACCTCGGGATTACCGGTAATAAAAGAATTGAAAGGATTGCATATCCGCAACAGCGCCCCCGAAATCGGTGCGTTTAATAGCTCCAACGAATTGTTTAATAAAACCAGTGATCTGATCCGCTGGGCAATCCGCAGCAATATGGTAAGCGTATTTACCGATTGCCCGCACCGCGAAAAGCTGGGCTGGCTGGAGGAAACCCATCTCATGGGCAGCTCGGTACAATACAATTATGATATTGCGGCGCTTTGTAAAAAAGTAGTAAGGGATATGATCAATGCGCAAACTGAAGATGGCCTGATCCCTGATATAGCCCCGGAGTATGTACATTTTGATGGCGGCTTCCGCGATTCGCCGGAATGGGGCAGTGCGGGCATTATCTTTACCTGGTACGCTTTTCAATGGTATGGGGATACGGCCTTGCTCAAAGAAGCCTATCCGATGATGAAAAAATATGTTTCCTACCTAAAAGCGAAATCCAAAAATCACATCCTGGAATTTGGGCTGAGCGACTGGTATGACATCGGTCCGGAGCATCCCGGTGTTTCGCAGCTTACGCCGATGGGCGTTACGGCTACCGCTACTTACTACTACAACCTGACCATCCTTTCGAAAGTGGCGGCATTGCTGGGAATCAACACTGATGTGCCATTTTTTGACAACTGGGCGAAAGAAGTAAAAACTGCCTTCAATGAAAAATTCTTTAACCGGCAAACCAACCAATATGCTACAGGCAGCCAGGCAGCCAATGCCATGGCCCTGTACATGAACCTGGTGGAACCGGAACACCGCGAAGCTGTAGTGCAGAACCTGGTAAAGGACATTCGCGGCCGCAACAATGCCCTTACCGGTGGTGATGTTGGGTATCGTTATGTATTGCGTGCCCTTGAAGACGCGGGCTACAGTGATGTGATCTATGATATGAACAACCGCAGCGATGTACCGGGATACGGGTACCAGCTGGCGCATGGGGCTACCGCGCTTACAGAATCCTGGGCCGCATTGTCTTCAGTATCCAATAATCACTTTATGCTCGGGCACCTGATGGAATGGTTCTATTCCGGCCTTTGCGGCATTCGTCAGGCCGAAGGTTCCGTTGGGTTTAAAGACATTGAAATAAGACCGCACCCCGTAGGAGCGATGGATCATGCCGAGGCCAGCTATCATTCGGTGCGTGGGTTGATCAATGTTCGCTGGCAAAAACAGGGGGATCAGCTTACGATCGATGTCGTGATCCCTGCTAATACCACGGCTACGGTTTATTTCCCGCAAGGCTATGACAAAGCACCCGTAAAAACAGGATCGGGCAGCTATCGCTTTACCGCAAAGAAAAAATGA